A single Pseudoalteromonas phenolica DNA region contains:
- a CDS encoding penicillin acylase family protein, which yields MLSWLKRGLSGLLILILILTAGLYGLLSLSLPALDGKGTSDAISKPITLARDTLGQAVITAKTRQDAAYALGFAHGQDRFFQMDLLRRNAAGELSELFGKGALELDKKMRFHQLRARSQEILKLLPETDQQLLATYTQGVNEGRSQAGIASFEYLLSGAEVKPWLSEDSLLVIFSMYLDLQAGTYFRDEALIHLDKLYGEQMRAFILQPSQYQAALDGSKLPQGRVAIPEPISREVISQVTHIKEQDHYGSNNWAVTGALTKTGKAMLSDDMHLGLNVPSIWYRAQLNYSHQGEKYQVTGVTLPGTPAVVVGSNDHIAWGFTNGYLDTADWIALTEQDKTWQVNERIALPNGEHAVYELTMSNYGPVKEIQGEQYALSWVAHQSYAVNLELLRFERTKSVEEAVALAPHVGIPVQNLMVVDDQGNAAWKPMGAVPARTNPADIAQSSEHYAKLWQFNEVQRPQVVNPQSGKLWTGNSRVVSAVAHQRFGDGGYALGARSAQIRDRLLEKSQFSEKDFYAIQLDNEARFLTPWHKQLSSLLRQDTETQFKYQIDLSWLDDWQQCACAESVGYTLVRYYRDSLIDTVFVSVERNMKKSGSSLSALKNYLEPALWQLINAQPESWLHGHDNWQALQLAAYEQAKQKLAAEFGPNMAAWTWGEVNALQIQHPFSKQLPILSHFLNMPKYDGFGDSYMPAVQRPEFGASQRFIVQPGKLEKAIMTVAGGQSGHPLSPFYRSGFDEYAEGDNTPLLPQVITHEINFIPKVD from the coding sequence ATGTTAAGTTGGCTCAAGCGTGGATTATCTGGGTTGTTGATCCTCATTTTAATTCTTACCGCAGGCTTATATGGCTTGTTATCGCTCAGCCTACCGGCATTAGACGGTAAGGGTACATCCGATGCCATTTCTAAGCCTATCACACTGGCTAGAGACACATTGGGGCAAGCAGTCATCACCGCTAAAACCCGGCAAGATGCCGCTTATGCGTTGGGTTTTGCTCATGGCCAAGATCGCTTCTTCCAGATGGATTTATTACGCCGCAACGCTGCGGGAGAGTTAAGTGAGTTATTTGGTAAAGGCGCGCTCGAGCTCGATAAAAAAATGCGCTTTCACCAGTTACGTGCTCGCAGCCAAGAAATTCTTAAATTATTACCTGAAACCGATCAACAACTATTGGCAACTTACACGCAAGGGGTTAACGAAGGTAGAAGTCAAGCAGGCATAGCTAGCTTTGAATACCTATTAAGTGGCGCAGAGGTAAAGCCTTGGTTAAGCGAAGATAGCTTACTGGTGATTTTTAGCATGTATCTCGACTTACAAGCGGGCACCTATTTTAGGGATGAAGCATTAATTCATTTAGATAAGCTGTACGGCGAGCAAATGCGCGCGTTTATCTTACAGCCAAGTCAGTATCAGGCGGCACTCGATGGCTCAAAACTGCCACAGGGTCGCGTTGCCATTCCAGAGCCAATTAGTCGTGAAGTAATATCACAAGTAACGCATATTAAAGAGCAAGACCATTACGGCAGTAACAACTGGGCGGTAACCGGCGCGTTAACCAAGACCGGTAAAGCCATGCTGTCAGATGACATGCATTTGGGTTTGAATGTGCCGTCAATTTGGTATCGTGCACAATTAAATTACAGCCACCAAGGTGAAAAATATCAGGTGACAGGGGTGACGTTACCGGGCACACCAGCCGTTGTAGTGGGTAGTAATGATCACATAGCATGGGGGTTCACCAACGGTTATTTAGACACCGCGGATTGGATAGCCTTAACAGAGCAAGACAAAACATGGCAAGTAAACGAGCGTATTGCATTACCAAACGGTGAGCATGCGGTATATGAGCTGACCATGTCTAATTACGGCCCAGTAAAAGAAATTCAAGGTGAGCAATATGCATTAAGCTGGGTGGCACACCAGTCTTATGCAGTAAACCTAGAGTTACTTAGGTTTGAACGCACGAAATCGGTTGAAGAAGCCGTCGCACTGGCGCCGCATGTGGGTATTCCAGTACAAAACTTAATGGTGGTAGACGACCAAGGCAATGCAGCATGGAAGCCAATGGGCGCCGTGCCTGCGCGCACAAATCCGGCAGATATTGCACAATCCAGTGAGCACTACGCCAAGCTTTGGCAATTTAATGAAGTACAGCGCCCACAAGTAGTGAATCCGCAAAGTGGTAAACTCTGGACGGGTAATTCTCGTGTGGTCTCGGCTGTTGCTCATCAGCGCTTTGGTGATGGCGGTTATGCTTTGGGTGCGCGTTCAGCGCAGATCAGAGATCGATTATTAGAGAAGTCACAATTTAGTGAAAAAGATTTTTATGCCATCCAGCTCGATAACGAAGCGCGTTTCTTAACGCCATGGCATAAGCAATTATCGTCGCTATTACGACAAGACACCGAAACCCAGTTTAAGTATCAAATCGACTTAAGCTGGCTAGATGATTGGCAGCAATGCGCATGCGCTGAGTCAGTGGGCTACACCTTAGTGCGCTATTATCGTGATAGCCTCATTGATACCGTGTTTGTGTCGGTTGAGCGCAACATGAAAAAGTCAGGTAGCAGTTTAAGCGCACTGAAAAATTATTTAGAGCCGGCGCTTTGGCAATTGATCAACGCCCAGCCAGAATCTTGGTTGCACGGCCATGATAACTGGCAAGCGTTGCAACTGGCAGCTTACGAACAAGCGAAGCAAAAATTGGCTGCAGAGTTTGGCCCAAATATGGCCGCATGGACATGGGGTGAGGTGAATGCATTACAAATTCAACATCCGTTTAGCAAGCAACTACCAATATTGAGCCACTTCCTAAATATGCCCAAATACGACGGTTTTGGTGATAGCTACATGCCTGCGGTACAACGCCCTGAATTTGGTGCGTCACAGCGCTTTATTGTGCAACCTGGAAAGTTAGAGAAAGCCATTATGACCGTGGCTGGTGGACAAAGTGGTCACCCACTTTCCCCTTTCTATCGCAGTGGCTTTGATGAGTATGCAGAAGGCGATAATACGCCGTTATTGCCGCAGGTGATAACCCATGAAATCAACTTTATTCCTAAAGTAGATTAA
- a CDS encoding DMT family transporter, with amino-acid sequence MTWIAFTLLAAFSQAWRNALQSKLSNHASIAGVTLARFLLASPLAALYLFTLYQWQPAEALSPNSSFLFYVFAASIMQIAATALMVVLFKQNNYAVGAGLAKSEALVAAILGMLFFGSTLSLLGWLGVAIGGVAVLLLSGFTLKNLNPKTALIGLASGTAFALTSLWVREASIASGLPFPHSAAWVLLFVLLTQTVMLSAYISIKESHTWRTLLSYKPLTCAISVTSCIGSIGWFSAMSLQHVAYVKTLGQVEVFFTILLSIFWLKEPVKKHDGLGLGLIAIAAILVMMT; translated from the coding sequence ATGACCTGGATCGCTTTCACGCTATTAGCCGCTTTCTCTCAAGCATGGCGAAACGCCCTACAAAGTAAACTAAGTAATCACGCGAGTATTGCAGGTGTCACCCTCGCCCGCTTTTTGCTCGCCAGCCCGCTTGCGGCACTCTATCTTTTCACACTATATCAATGGCAACCTGCTGAGGCACTATCTCCCAATAGCAGCTTTTTATTTTATGTATTTGCAGCCAGTATTATGCAAATTGCCGCCACAGCACTCATGGTAGTACTCTTTAAGCAAAATAATTACGCCGTCGGCGCAGGACTTGCCAAAAGTGAGGCCTTAGTCGCCGCCATTTTAGGTATGTTGTTCTTTGGCTCTACGCTATCGTTATTAGGTTGGCTGGGGGTTGCTATTGGTGGTGTCGCAGTGCTACTTCTGAGCGGTTTTACCTTAAAAAATCTCAATCCAAAAACAGCACTCATTGGCTTAGCCTCAGGTACCGCATTTGCCCTTACCTCTCTTTGGGTACGAGAAGCGAGTATCGCATCAGGGTTGCCTTTTCCACACAGTGCCGCTTGGGTTTTACTCTTTGTATTACTCACCCAAACTGTGATGCTATCAGCGTATATCAGTATTAAAGAATCACACACTTGGCGCACTTTGCTCAGCTATAAACCGCTGACTTGTGCGATAAGTGTTACCAGCTGCATTGGCTCAATTGGTTGGTTTAGTGCCATGAGCTTACAACACGTTGCTTATGTGAAAACCCTTGGGCAAGTTGAAGTGTTTTTTACCATCTTGCTGTCGATTTTCTGGTTAAAAGAACCGGTAAAGAAACACGATGGACTTGGGCTAGGCCTAATCGCCATTGCGGCTATATTGGTGATGATGACCTAA
- a CDS encoding MAPEG family protein: MTTLLVCAFIAMLLPYLAKAPVAIAMNRLGGYDNRHPRAQQTQLTGFGARALAAHQNSFEALTVFAIALAVVLGTNTINETTQTLAVTHIIARVAYCVCYYLDWHIARSSVWLVGLVSALAMVVVCF; encoded by the coding sequence ATGACCACGCTACTCGTTTGTGCTTTTATCGCCATGTTGTTGCCTTATTTGGCAAAAGCGCCCGTTGCTATCGCGATGAATCGATTAGGCGGCTACGATAATCGACACCCTAGAGCACAACAAACGCAGCTTACTGGCTTTGGTGCTCGCGCTTTAGCAGCCCATCAAAATAGCTTTGAAGCATTAACCGTATTTGCCATCGCATTAGCAGTGGTGTTGGGCACGAATACCATAAACGAGACCACACAAACCTTGGCGGTCACCCACATTATTGCCCGTGTTGCCTATTGCGTCTGTTATTACCTTGACTGGCACATTGCCCGTTCATCGGTGTGGTTGGTGGGGTTAGTCAGTGCCCTGGCGATGGTCGTGGTGTGCTTTTAA
- a CDS encoding pseudouridine synthase — protein sequence MSKTRLAKYIGHAGVCSRRQASRLIDLGEVTVNGRPANHIDHVDELDEVIVQGVKLEGPAKKVLYAYHKPVGIDCKLKPEDPSSLIHHLPQGERVYPIGRLDKDSRGLLLLTNDGELCHQLIHPDHHQEKEYLVEVDKPLDANFCAKMAAGVPVDGQITQPCEVSLVDETRFKIILKQGLNRQIRKMAKYCGYKVIDLYRVRIANYVLNPNEVSENTYQAITLNELL from the coding sequence ATGTCTAAAACGCGCCTTGCAAAATATATTGGCCATGCGGGAGTTTGCTCCCGCCGTCAAGCTTCTCGCTTAATTGACTTGGGTGAAGTGACGGTGAATGGTCGACCAGCAAACCACATCGATCACGTTGATGAACTTGATGAGGTTATTGTGCAGGGCGTGAAGCTTGAAGGCCCTGCCAAAAAGGTGCTCTACGCTTACCATAAACCTGTTGGGATAGACTGTAAGCTAAAACCTGAAGATCCAAGCAGCCTTATTCATCACTTACCGCAAGGCGAGCGTGTTTACCCAATTGGCCGCTTAGATAAAGACTCTCGAGGTTTGTTATTACTGACAAACGATGGGGAATTATGCCACCAGTTAATCCATCCAGATCACCATCAAGAGAAAGAGTATCTAGTCGAAGTCGATAAACCTCTTGATGCCAATTTCTGTGCCAAAATGGCTGCAGGCGTGCCTGTTGATGGCCAAATCACTCAGCCTTGTGAAGTTTCTCTGGTTGATGAGACCCGCTTTAAAATCATTCTTAAGCAAGGGCTAAATCGACAGATCAGGAAAATGGCCAAATATTGTGGTTATAAGGTGATAGATTTATACCGAGTGCGCATTGCCAACTATGTGTTAAATCCAAATGAAGTCAGCGAAAACACCTACCAAGCTATCACCTTAAATGAATTACTCTAG
- a CDS encoding dTDP-4-dehydrorhamnose reductase family protein: MSQTKIMITGATGLLGRALFSELNSRFNVIGTGFNRAEGNIIKLDLHDQDAVANSLIEHKPQVVIHAAAERNPDICSNKPEQAIALNVAASKFLAEQCEAIGAKLILISTDYVFDGQDAPYLENAAPNPLNLYGQSKQQAEQAVLAVAKTHSVIRVPVLYGDVTHLGESAVTTLAQQLSATAPSSHDNWAIRYPTHVADIAMSIRDLIQQQDKLGGIFHISGTQKMTKYQMACLMADALGYDSNLLEPLGQPNDGTPRPYNCALENKRLKAMGIHYERGFAKAIAEIIRAHINK, encoded by the coding sequence ATGTCTCAGACCAAAATAATGATAACAGGCGCTACAGGCCTTTTGGGACGCGCTTTATTCTCAGAGTTGAACAGCCGCTTTAATGTAATTGGCACAGGCTTTAACCGTGCTGAGGGCAACATCATCAAATTAGACCTACACGACCAAGATGCAGTTGCAAACAGCTTAATTGAGCATAAGCCACAAGTCGTGATCCATGCCGCCGCTGAGCGCAACCCAGATATTTGCAGCAACAAGCCAGAGCAGGCCATTGCCCTGAATGTCGCCGCTTCAAAATTTTTAGCTGAACAGTGTGAAGCCATCGGTGCCAAATTGATTTTAATCAGTACCGACTATGTGTTCGACGGCCAAGATGCCCCCTATTTAGAAAATGCCGCACCGAATCCTCTAAACCTGTATGGACAAAGCAAGCAACAGGCAGAACAAGCTGTGTTAGCGGTTGCGAAAACTCATAGCGTGATACGAGTACCGGTTTTATACGGTGATGTCACGCATTTAGGCGAGTCAGCAGTCACCACACTTGCACAACAACTCAGTGCCACTGCGCCTTCTAGTCACGACAACTGGGCGATCCGCTATCCAACTCACGTAGCAGATATTGCCATGAGTATCCGCGATTTGATTCAGCAACAAGATAAATTAGGTGGTATCTTTCATATTTCTGGCACTCAGAAAATGACTAAGTACCAAATGGCATGCTTAATGGCTGATGCTCTTGGCTATGACAGCAACCTACTTGAGCCTTTAGGTCAACCAAACGATGGTACACCACGCCCTTATAACTGTGCCCTCGAAAACAAACGTTTAAAAGCTATGGGTATTCATTATGAGCGCGGCTTTGCCAAAGCGATTGCTGAGATTATTCGTGCACATATCAATAAATAA
- a CDS encoding HAD-IA family hydrolase, translating to MRFNRAITPVKVLSFDLDDTLYNNHPIIKAALQAQFDHLATIEQWHAKGPNYWRECRNHIGETQPELQSDVTKWRQVALRYGFAQLGFSDRQAQEYANAAYKAFADARSNIVVSDDVLELLAQLREKYTLIAITNGNVEIEKFNLKGEFDLVLQAGPHGEAKPSRALFDKACALLEVKPSDILHIGDSLDTDVQGANNAGCYSVWLDNQDCAYNYKGLADIEITDIMQLKLLVN from the coding sequence ATGCGATTCAACCGAGCTATCACGCCCGTTAAAGTTTTAAGCTTTGACCTAGACGACACCCTTTATAATAATCATCCGATAATCAAAGCTGCACTACAGGCACAATTTGATCATCTTGCCACAATTGAGCAGTGGCATGCTAAAGGCCCAAACTACTGGCGTGAGTGTCGCAACCATATTGGTGAAACACAGCCTGAACTTCAGAGTGATGTGACGAAATGGCGTCAGGTTGCATTAAGGTATGGCTTTGCACAATTAGGTTTTTCTGACAGACAAGCACAAGAGTACGCAAACGCAGCGTACAAGGCATTCGCCGATGCGCGCAGCAATATTGTGGTTAGCGATGATGTACTTGAGTTACTAGCGCAATTACGTGAAAAATATACCCTCATCGCCATTACCAACGGCAACGTTGAAATCGAAAAATTTAACTTAAAAGGCGAATTTGATTTGGTATTACAAGCCGGTCCTCACGGTGAAGCTAAACCGAGTCGCGCCTTATTTGATAAAGCCTGTGCACTGTTAGAAGTGAAGCCAAGTGATATTCTTCATATTGGCGATAGCCTTGATACCGATGTACAAGGCGCAAATAATGCAGGCTGTTATAGTGTTTGGCTCGATAACCAAGATTGTGCATATAACTACAAAGGGCTTGCTGATATTGAAATAACTGACATTATGCAGTTAAAGCTTTTAGTAAATTAA
- the xerC gene encoding tyrosine recombinase XerC codes for MAYLRHEKQYSEHTLGQYKRQLIQAALVFQQDCHDWLGVSPDHIRRFSMQLRSKQYNPRSINLKLSCIRSLYKFLKAKHQHHQTLINPGEGIKGPKFQKPLPKNLDVDQMAQLLELPEDDALAVRDKAMMELMYSSGLRVSELVNANLNDIREGEIRVLGKGSKERVVPVGNKALAALEAWLKLRPQFAIEGDPALFVSKQKRRISTRHVHERMKDWGLKQGISTPVHPHKLRHSFASHMLESSGDLRAVQEMLGHSSLSATQVYTHVDFQHLAKVYDKAHPRAKKSK; via the coding sequence ATGGCTTATTTACGTCATGAAAAGCAATATTCAGAACACACTTTAGGACAGTATAAACGCCAACTTATACAAGCCGCTTTGGTCTTTCAGCAAGACTGCCATGATTGGTTAGGTGTATCCCCCGACCATATTCGACGTTTTAGCATGCAACTGCGCAGCAAGCAGTACAACCCTCGCAGTATTAATTTGAAGCTTAGCTGCATTCGCAGTCTGTATAAGTTTTTAAAAGCCAAACATCAACACCACCAAACTTTAATCAACCCAGGCGAAGGTATTAAAGGCCCTAAGTTTCAAAAACCACTGCCAAAAAATCTCGATGTTGACCAAATGGCACAGTTATTAGAGTTGCCTGAAGACGATGCCCTCGCAGTTCGTGACAAAGCCATGATGGAGTTAATGTATTCAAGTGGTTTGCGTGTCAGTGAGCTGGTGAATGCCAACTTAAATGATATTCGTGAAGGGGAAATTCGGGTACTGGGTAAAGGCAGTAAAGAGCGCGTAGTCCCGGTAGGCAATAAAGCCCTCGCCGCATTAGAGGCATGGTTGAAGCTACGCCCACAATTTGCCATTGAAGGCGACCCTGCCTTGTTTGTTAGCAAGCAAAAGCGCCGTATCTCAACCCGTCATGTACATGAGCGCATGAAAGATTGGGGCCTAAAGCAAGGTATTAGTACTCCAGTGCACCCACACAAACTGCGTCACTCATTTGCCAGTCACATGCTGGAATCAAGTGGTGATCTGCGCGCCGTGCAAGAGATGCTCGGGCACAGCAGTTTGTCAGCAACCCAAGTCTATACCCATGTCGACTTTCAACATCTTGCCAAGGTGTACGACAAAGCGCATCCGAGAGCGAAAAAATCCAAATAG
- a CDS encoding DUF484 family protein, whose amino-acid sequence MKKTDQEQQVCDYLKRNPDFFQHHPYVLLELELFSKSQGLPNLALQQLRLLREQNQALKQQLSGMAKIAHSNEQTFKILSDCQRQIWQASSLNEISKVIQTAFANTPNISATELLFQPEQVTQAINTTLEDKAQYLGRTPKQLDSIWEKAPSTGSVALYQLHDSDAVLAFASDNPAHFCPNNDDLLMQEFLAGLNLRIAALG is encoded by the coding sequence ATGAAGAAAACAGATCAAGAACAACAAGTCTGCGACTACTTAAAACGCAACCCCGACTTTTTTCAACATCACCCTTATGTGTTACTTGAGTTAGAGCTGTTCAGCAAAAGCCAAGGCTTACCTAATTTAGCACTGCAACAGCTGCGTTTATTAAGAGAACAAAACCAAGCATTAAAACAGCAGCTTTCCGGGATGGCTAAAATTGCACACAGCAATGAACAAACCTTCAAAATTCTGAGTGATTGCCAACGCCAGATTTGGCAAGCTAGCTCGCTAAATGAAATATCTAAAGTGATTCAAACAGCATTTGCCAATACACCTAATATTTCGGCGACAGAGCTACTCTTTCAGCCTGAGCAAGTAACCCAAGCCATAAACACCACGCTTGAAGATAAAGCCCAATACTTAGGCCGCACGCCAAAGCAGTTAGATAGCATCTGGGAAAAAGCCCCGAGCACTGGCTCTGTGGCACTGTATCAACTTCACGATAGTGATGCGGTGCTGGCTTTTGCCAGTGACAACCCTGCGCATTTTTGCCCAAATAACGACGACTTGTTGATGCAAGAGTTTTTAGCAGGCTTAAACCTGAGAATTGCAGCGCTTGGATAG
- the dapF gene encoding diaminopimelate epimerase, giving the protein MFVNFSKMHGLGNDFMVVDNVTQNVFLSRDQIKKLADRNFGVGFDQLLMVEAPYSPDLDFHYRIFNSDGTEVEQCGNGARCFARFVRMKGLTNKHKVAVSTKGGNITLYTEKDGQVTVNMGNPHFAPSSVPFKAKKPELTYILRAGESTVFCGVVSMGNPHCVLEVDDVNTAEVETLGPLLENHERFPERANVGFMQVINPEHIKLRVWERGAAETLACGSGACAAVAVGIMQKKLASTVRVDLPGGSLQIRWQGEGNPVRMTGPAEHVFDGQISL; this is encoded by the coding sequence ATGTTTGTAAATTTTTCTAAAATGCACGGTTTGGGTAACGACTTTATGGTCGTTGATAACGTCACTCAAAATGTATTTTTATCACGCGACCAAATCAAGAAACTTGCTGACCGCAATTTCGGTGTAGGTTTTGACCAACTACTCATGGTTGAAGCACCTTACTCTCCAGATCTCGATTTTCATTATCGTATTTTTAATTCTGATGGCACCGAAGTGGAACAATGTGGCAATGGCGCACGCTGTTTTGCACGCTTTGTGCGCATGAAGGGTCTCACCAACAAACATAAGGTCGCAGTCTCTACTAAGGGTGGCAACATTACCTTGTACACAGAAAAAGATGGCCAAGTCACCGTGAACATGGGTAACCCACACTTTGCGCCGAGCAGTGTGCCATTTAAAGCGAAAAAACCAGAGCTCACTTATATTCTTCGCGCCGGTGAAAGCACGGTTTTTTGCGGCGTAGTGTCTATGGGCAACCCTCATTGTGTATTAGAAGTCGACGACGTAAATACCGCTGAAGTCGAGACCTTAGGGCCATTACTTGAAAACCATGAACGCTTCCCTGAACGTGCCAATGTGGGTTTTATGCAGGTCATCAACCCTGAGCATATTAAATTGAGAGTATGGGAGCGCGGCGCTGCCGAAACACTCGCTTGTGGCAGCGGAGCGTGTGCTGCTGTGGCTGTGGGTATAATGCAAAAGAAATTAGCCAGCACAGTGCGCGTTGATTTACCTGGCGGTTCATTACAAATACGCTGGCAAGGCGAAGGCAACCCAGTACGTATGACAGGCCCAGCTGAGCACGTATTCGATGGGCAAATTTCTCTGTAA
- the lysA gene encoding diaminopimelate decarboxylase, whose product MDFFEYKNNQLFAEGVSVADIAEQYGTPCYVYSRKTLERHYHAFTDAADGHPHLVCYAVKANSNLAVLNVLAKQGAGFDIVSQGELARVLQAGGDASKVVFSGVAKTAQEIAFALVQNIKCFNVESEAELERISHVASELNKTARVSIRVNPDIDAKTHPYISTGLKENKFGIDINQAFDIYQKAYALPGIEVVGVDFHIGSQLTEVAPFLAALDKVLALVDKLKTAGIELEHLDIGGGLGVPYDSEKPPHPSAYAAEVKAKLVNYPHLELVFEPGRAIAANAGILVTKVEYIKPTKDKHFAIVDAGMNDMLRPSLYQAWQNIIAVAPRADGTPTQNYDVVGPVCETGDFLGKDRPLAIQAGDLLAQRSAGAYGFTMSSNYNSRPRVAEIMVDGDESHLVRQRETLTSLWQGEQLLP is encoded by the coding sequence ATGGATTTTTTCGAATACAAAAATAATCAGCTGTTTGCTGAAGGGGTTTCGGTGGCAGATATCGCCGAGCAATACGGTACCCCCTGTTATGTCTATTCTCGCAAAACTCTAGAGCGTCACTATCATGCATTTACCGATGCCGCTGATGGTCACCCGCATTTAGTCTGCTATGCAGTTAAAGCAAACTCGAACCTGGCTGTGTTAAATGTCTTGGCAAAACAAGGTGCTGGTTTTGATATTGTATCGCAAGGCGAACTTGCGCGCGTTCTTCAGGCAGGTGGCGATGCCAGCAAAGTGGTATTCTCTGGTGTTGCAAAAACTGCACAAGAAATAGCTTTTGCTTTAGTACAAAACATCAAATGTTTTAACGTGGAATCAGAAGCCGAACTGGAACGTATCAGTCATGTTGCCAGCGAACTAAATAAAACTGCACGCGTGTCTATTCGTGTGAATCCAGATATAGATGCTAAAACTCACCCTTACATTTCTACCGGTTTAAAAGAAAACAAGTTTGGCATCGACATCAATCAGGCCTTCGATATTTATCAAAAAGCCTATGCACTACCTGGTATTGAAGTGGTCGGTGTTGATTTTCATATTGGCTCGCAGCTGACCGAAGTCGCGCCATTCTTAGCCGCACTAGATAAAGTTTTGGCTTTGGTCGATAAGCTAAAAACCGCAGGCATCGAACTTGAACATTTAGATATTGGTGGTGGTCTAGGCGTACCTTATGACAGCGAAAAACCGCCTCACCCAAGTGCCTATGCCGCAGAGGTGAAAGCTAAGTTAGTAAACTACCCTCATCTAGAGTTAGTCTTTGAACCAGGTCGCGCTATTGCTGCTAATGCTGGTATTCTAGTGACGAAAGTAGAGTATATTAAGCCAACTAAAGACAAGCACTTCGCAATTGTTGATGCCGGTATGAACGACATGCTTCGCCCCTCTTTATATCAAGCATGGCAAAACATCATTGCTGTTGCGCCGCGTGCAGATGGCACACCAACACAAAATTATGATGTAGTGGGCCCAGTGTGCGAAACCGGTGACTTCTTAGGTAAAGATAGACCCCTTGCCATTCAAGCCGGTGATTTACTTGCGCAGCGCAGTGCCGGCGCCTATGGCTTTACCATGAGCTCAAACTACAACTCGCGCCCTCGTGTGGCTGAAATAATGGTGGATGGCGATGAGAGTCATTTAGTTCGCCAGCGTGAGACGCTCACTTCGCTTTGGCAAGGCGAGCAATTACTGCCTTAA
- the lptM gene encoding LPS translocon maturation chaperone LptM yields MKANPSFTSLFFLVIFTSLFVTGCGQSGVLYLPEQQQQDNQTPASKQPKQDQQKQQQEEK; encoded by the coding sequence ATGAAAGCGAACCCCTCATTCACAAGCTTATTCTTTTTGGTCATCTTTACCAGCTTATTCGTGACTGGTTGTGGCCAAAGTGGCGTGCTCTATTTACCAGAGCAACAGCAACAAGATAACCAAACACCTGCGAGTAAACAACCTAAGCAAGACCAACAGAAACAACAGCAAGAGGAAAAGTAA